The following are from one region of the Rosistilla carotiformis genome:
- a CDS encoding response regulator produces the protein MKRSLRIVIADDEADIRQGFRRLLCKLGCEVVGEAENGRDLIALCAAERPDLVITDVRMPEMSGIEAAKAISKNSAIPVIVVSSYERPDVEDCDFITDFLLKPICITELRAAISKAYDGAF, from the coding sequence ATGAAACGCAGCCTGAGAATAGTAATCGCCGACGATGAAGCCGATATTCGGCAGGGCTTTCGGCGGCTTCTGTGCAAACTGGGCTGCGAAGTCGTTGGCGAGGCGGAGAACGGACGCGATTTGATCGCGCTGTGTGCGGCGGAGCGCCCCGATCTGGTGATCACCGATGTTCGGATGCCAGAAATGTCGGGAATCGAAGCGGCCAAAGCGATTTCAAAAAACAGCGCGATCCCCGTGATTGTCGTCTCTTCTTACGAGCGTCCCGACGTCGAAGATTGCGACTTTATCACCGACTTCTTACTGAAGCCGATCTGCATCACCGAACTGCGGGCCGCGATCAGCAAAGCCTACGACGGCGCGTTTTGA
- a CDS encoding GAF domain-containing protein, with translation MMSERDLLESDLRGQTRVLKRLAQGASLDEVLHTLVEVAEESRPEMIGSIMLIEAETGMLRLAASRRLPDPYCEAVDRRIPGPRCGSCGTAAFTGQRVVVEEIATDPLWHGFRDIPEQAGLRACWSEPIIASTGEILGTFAMYYAVPRSPCASELEFVSSIASLAALAIERVRYQSEVERERAVLKTIVNGIPDALLMTDLDRKITHFSRGACRMFEYLVEEVLDESTSILYADHADFDRMARERFHAGAEERLDVTEIPWRRKSGSTFVGEMVGKVIRDEREKPLGFLALIRDVTDRKRAEACLAESRDKLVQAERLAAMGKMVSAIAHESRNALQRIQVGVDVLEYDIEPGSEARDDLDRIRRAKNDLQQLHDELRSFAGPIQLDPSTANLAEVWRQAWSNLHVLHQGRDVQLIEAVEDTDLLCELDVFRIEQVFRNLFENSLAACTDPVRITVACRLRNDDGRRVLCVSVRDNGPGLPAELRARVFEAFYTTKAKGTGLGMAIAERFITAHRGTIEAIDFPGGAEFLMTLPQRRS, from the coding sequence ATGATGAGCGAACGAGATCTATTGGAAAGCGATTTACGTGGGCAGACGCGTGTGCTGAAGCGATTGGCTCAAGGGGCTTCGCTGGACGAAGTGCTGCACACGCTTGTCGAAGTTGCCGAGGAATCGCGTCCGGAGATGATCGGGTCGATCATGTTGATCGAAGCGGAAACGGGGATGTTGCGGTTGGCGGCTTCGCGGCGTTTACCCGATCCTTATTGCGAAGCGGTCGACCGTCGGATCCCCGGTCCGCGGTGTGGATCTTGTGGAACCGCAGCTTTCACCGGGCAACGTGTCGTCGTGGAAGAGATCGCCACCGATCCGTTGTGGCACGGATTTCGGGACATTCCCGAACAAGCGGGTCTGCGAGCCTGTTGGTCCGAACCGATCATCGCATCGACGGGGGAAATTCTAGGAACGTTTGCGATGTATTACGCGGTTCCGCGATCGCCGTGCGCGAGCGAATTGGAGTTTGTCTCCAGCATCGCCAGCCTGGCGGCGTTGGCGATCGAGCGGGTTCGTTATCAGAGCGAAGTCGAACGGGAGCGGGCGGTGCTGAAGACGATCGTCAATGGAATCCCCGACGCGCTCTTGATGACCGACTTGGACCGCAAGATCACGCACTTTAGCCGCGGGGCGTGTCGGATGTTCGAGTACCTAGTGGAGGAGGTGTTGGACGAATCGACTTCGATCCTGTACGCCGACCACGCCGACTTTGATCGGATGGCTCGCGAACGTTTTCACGCCGGGGCGGAAGAGCGATTGGACGTTACCGAGATCCCGTGGCGACGCAAATCGGGATCGACCTTTGTCGGCGAGATGGTCGGGAAAGTTATCCGCGACGAACGGGAAAAGCCGCTCGGTTTCCTGGCACTGATCCGCGACGTTACCGATCGCAAGCGGGCCGAAGCTTGCCTGGCGGAGAGCCGCGATAAGCTTGTCCAGGCGGAGCGGTTGGCTGCGATGGGGAAGATGGTTTCGGCGATCGCTCACGAGAGTCGCAATGCCTTGCAGCGGATTCAGGTGGGTGTCGATGTGCTGGAATACGACATCGAACCGGGATCGGAAGCTCGCGACGATTTGGATCGGATCCGCCGAGCGAAGAACGACTTGCAACAGCTTCACGATGAACTGCGCAGTTTTGCCGGGCCGATCCAGTTGGATCCCTCGACAGCAAACTTGGCGGAAGTCTGGCGACAGGCGTGGTCTAATTTGCACGTCTTGCACCAAGGACGCGATGTTCAATTGATCGAAGCGGTTGAGGATACCGATCTTCTCTGCGAATTGGACGTCTTCCGCATCGAGCAGGTCTTCCGCAATCTGTTCGAAAATTCGCTGGCCGCCTGCACCGATCCGGTCCGAATCACCGTCGCCTGTCGCCTGCGCAACGACGATGGTCGACGGGTGCTTTGCGTTTCGGTGCGCGACAATGGGCCGGGGCTTCCCGCTGAACTTAGGGCCCGTGTTTTTGAAGCGTTTTACACGACAAAAGCGAAGGGAACGGGGTTGGGCATGGCGATTGCAGAGAGGTTCATCACGGCGCATCGGGGAACGATCGAAGCGATCGATTTTCCCGGCGGTGCCGAATTCCTGATGACTCTGCCCCAAAGACGCTCATGA
- a CDS encoding sigma-54-dependent transcriptional regulator: MAKTAFDILFVDDDSDFAAGCIRWFQKNGHRVTHTTRGQDGVAQCERLDFDIAVLDWNLPGLSGLELVQRIRDAAAETEIIILTGEGTIENAVESMRRGVFDFLSKPFPMAELERRCLGALERRKLRKENSQLREVIDRAKRPPTRMIGESQPMQKVIRLIDRVAPTDKPVLIEGESGTGKELVAQAIHQGSPRGNRPMVTVNCAALPEQLVESELFGHEQGSFTGATAAKPGLFEVADGSTLFIDEVGELPLALQPKLLRVLEDGSMRRIGSEKERRVDVRIVAATNRSLKEEVAEGRFREDLYYRINLLTVHLPPLRDRGDDIGVLVDHFLAGGPELETEARGALLAYDWPGNIRQLVNIVERAKILADDVITIEDLPEEFQSLGASGTAEPPGNEGSLMTLQREHIAQVLAQEKGNKSAAARILGVERRKLYRMMKQHGIEG, encoded by the coding sequence ATGGCCAAAACAGCGTTTGACATATTGTTCGTCGACGACGATTCCGATTTCGCCGCCGGTTGTATTCGCTGGTTCCAGAAAAACGGACACCGCGTAACGCACACGACGCGCGGGCAGGATGGCGTCGCCCAGTGCGAGCGGCTTGATTTCGACATCGCCGTCCTCGATTGGAATCTCCCCGGACTCAGCGGCCTGGAACTGGTGCAGCGGATCCGCGACGCCGCCGCCGAAACGGAGATCATCATCCTGACCGGGGAAGGGACGATCGAAAACGCGGTTGAATCGATGCGACGTGGCGTCTTCGACTTTCTTTCAAAACCGTTCCCGATGGCGGAGCTGGAACGTCGCTGCCTGGGAGCGTTGGAACGCCGTAAGTTGCGGAAGGAGAACTCGCAGCTGCGCGAAGTCATCGACCGTGCCAAGCGTCCGCCGACGAGGATGATCGGCGAATCCCAACCGATGCAAAAAGTCATCCGCTTGATCGATCGCGTCGCTCCTACGGACAAGCCGGTGCTGATCGAAGGGGAAAGTGGCACCGGAAAGGAACTGGTCGCCCAAGCGATCCACCAAGGAAGTCCCCGCGGCAACCGACCGATGGTCACGGTCAACTGTGCCGCGTTGCCCGAACAGTTGGTGGAGAGCGAGTTGTTTGGGCATGAACAGGGTTCGTTCACCGGTGCGACGGCGGCCAAGCCGGGGCTGTTCGAAGTCGCCGATGGGAGCACGTTGTTTATCGACGAGGTGGGTGAGTTGCCGTTGGCGTTGCAGCCGAAGCTGCTGCGCGTGCTGGAAGATGGTTCGATGCGGCGCATCGGTTCGGAAAAGGAACGCCGTGTCGACGTCCGCATCGTCGCGGCGACCAATCGCAGCCTGAAGGAAGAGGTGGCCGAAGGGCGATTTCGCGAGGATCTCTACTATCGAATCAATCTGCTAACCGTCCACCTCCCACCGCTGCGCGATCGTGGCGACGATATCGGCGTTTTGGTCGATCACTTTCTCGCAGGCGGCCCCGAATTGGAAACCGAAGCGCGAGGGGCGTTGCTGGCGTACGACTGGCCCGGCAACATCCGGCAATTGGTGAACATTGTCGAACGCGCAAAGATCCTTGCTGACGACGTGATCACGATCGAAGATCTGCCCGAGGAATTCCAGTCGCTTGGGGCGTCGGGCACTGCAGAACCGCCCGGCAACGAAGGCTCGCTGATGACGTTGCAGCGGGAACATATCGCCCAGGTGCTCGCTCAAGAGAAGGGAAACAAATCGGCAGCGGCTCGGATTCTTGGGGTCGAACGTCGCAAGCTGTACCGGATGATGAAGCAACACGGAATCGAGGGTTAA
- the nfsB gene encoding oxygen-insensitive NAD(P)H nitroreductase encodes MLQTESTNGNAAGYDIVHFAKNRYSAKAYDPSRKISDQDVEKIKELLRYSASSVNSQPWHFILASSDEAKEKIAKSTDRIYPFNSNSIRKASHVVVFCSKLDIEQDYLQRVLEQEEKDGRFAADPALKDRMDAGRNMFINIHKQDLKDVQHWMDKQVYLNIGSFLLGVSAMGIDATPMEGIEVKVLDEQFGLRERGYSSLVVVTLGYHDSEADYNAKLTKSRLPYSEILTEV; translated from the coding sequence ATGCTTCAAACCGAATCGACCAACGGAAACGCCGCCGGGTACGACATCGTTCACTTTGCCAAGAATCGCTATTCCGCGAAAGCTTACGATCCCAGCCGCAAGATCTCGGATCAAGACGTGGAAAAGATCAAGGAGCTGCTCCGCTACAGCGCGTCGAGTGTCAATTCCCAACCGTGGCACTTCATCCTTGCATCGTCCGACGAAGCGAAAGAGAAGATCGCCAAGTCGACCGACCGGATCTATCCGTTTAACAGCAATTCGATTCGCAAGGCTTCACACGTTGTCGTCTTCTGCAGCAAATTGGACATCGAGCAAGATTATTTGCAACGCGTGCTGGAACAAGAGGAGAAGGACGGTCGCTTCGCCGCCGATCCGGCGTTGAAGGACCGGATGGACGCGGGGCGGAACATGTTCATCAACATCCACAAACAGGACCTGAAAGATGTTCAACATTGGATGGACAAACAGGTCTATCTGAACATCGGTTCCTTCCTGCTTGGCGTCTCGGCGATGGGGATCGATGCGACGCCGATGGAAGGTATCGAAGTCAAGGTGTTGGACGAACAGTTTGGGCTGCGGGAACGTGGCTACAGCAGTCTGGTTGTCGTGACGCTCGGCTATCACGATTCCGAAGCGGACTACAACGCCAAACTCACCAAATCGCGACTCCCCTATTCGGAAATCTTGACAGAAGTTTAA
- a CDS encoding NADH:flavin oxidoreductase/NADH oxidase, whose product MKLFDKYTLKDVMMRNRIVVSPMCQYSSVDGLPNDWHLVHLGSRAVGGAGMVIVEAAAVSPEGRISPGDAGIYSDDHVEPYAKINRFMKQHGAVPGIQIAHAGRKASASRPWEGDEHIGPEQGGWETIAPSAEAFGGTLPKVPQAMSLDDIARVKMNFVQAAVRALDAGFECLQVHFAHGYLAHEFYSPLSNKRTDQYGGSFDNRIRFMLETFEAVREVWPERLPLMVRLSVTDWIDGGVTVDESIELTRQLKASGLDLLDVSHGFVTPDISKIPWGPGMMLPIAGRIRKEVDIPTTASWLITEPKQAAAAVADGQVDVVSLAREMLRDPYWPYHAAKELGVEGAEQILPIQYARAAKT is encoded by the coding sequence ATGAAACTGTTTGATAAATACACATTGAAAGATGTCATGATGCGGAACCGTATCGTCGTCTCGCCGATGTGCCAATATTCATCGGTCGACGGTCTGCCCAACGATTGGCATCTTGTTCACTTGGGATCGCGGGCTGTCGGCGGTGCGGGAATGGTGATCGTCGAGGCGGCGGCGGTCTCGCCCGAGGGGCGGATCAGCCCCGGCGATGCCGGCATCTACAGCGACGATCACGTCGAACCCTACGCGAAGATCAACCGCTTCATGAAACAGCACGGGGCGGTACCGGGGATTCAGATCGCACACGCCGGTCGCAAGGCGAGTGCCAGCCGTCCGTGGGAAGGAGACGAACACATCGGTCCCGAACAAGGAGGCTGGGAGACGATCGCCCCTTCGGCCGAAGCCTTCGGCGGGACGCTGCCCAAGGTCCCCCAAGCGATGAGCCTGGATGACATCGCACGCGTCAAAATGAACTTTGTCCAAGCCGCGGTCCGCGCCCTCGACGCCGGCTTCGAGTGCCTGCAGGTGCACTTCGCGCACGGCTACCTGGCGCATGAGTTCTACTCGCCGCTGTCGAACAAACGAACCGATCAATACGGCGGCAGCTTTGACAATCGGATCCGCTTTATGCTGGAAACCTTTGAAGCGGTTCGCGAAGTATGGCCGGAACGGCTGCCATTGATGGTCCGCCTGTCGGTGACCGATTGGATCGATGGCGGGGTCACGGTCGACGAATCGATCGAACTGACACGCCAATTGAAAGCGAGCGGACTGGATCTGCTGGACGTCAGTCACGGCTTCGTCACGCCGGACATCTCGAAGATCCCCTGGGGCCCCGGAATGATGTTGCCCATCGCCGGTCGGATCCGCAAGGAGGTCGATATCCCCACGACCGCCAGCTGGCTGATCACCGAACCGAAGCAAGCTGCCGCGGCGGTTGCCGATGGGCAGGTCGATGTCGTCTCGTTGGCTCGCGAGATGCTTCGCGATCCCTATTGGCCCTACCACGCCGCGAAAGAACTTGGCGTCGAGGGGGCCGAACAGATCCTGCCCATTCAATACGCGCGAGCCGCCAAAACGTGA
- a CDS encoding putative quinol monooxygenase: MANLTIVAHITAKADKVAFVKSELEKMVAPTRAEKGCVQYDLHQDNDHPTHFMFFENWESRELWQAHSNSQHVQAYRTASEGAVESFALHEMTQIA, from the coding sequence ATGGCTAACCTCACCATCGTCGCACACATCACCGCCAAGGCCGACAAAGTCGCTTTCGTGAAATCGGAGCTCGAAAAGATGGTCGCTCCCACGCGTGCTGAAAAAGGCTGCGTGCAATACGACCTGCACCAAGACAACGATCACCCGACCCATTTTATGTTCTTTGAAAATTGGGAATCACGTGAACTGTGGCAGGCTCACAGCAACAGCCAACACGTGCAGGCTTATCGCACCGCGTCCGAAGGGGCTGTGGAATCGTTCGCGCTCCATGAAATGACGCAGATCGCATAA
- a CDS encoding MDR family oxidoreductase translates to MTFNALVVEKTDESNVSVAMQSLTLDRLPAGNVTVAIEYTTVNYKDGLCMQPNSGFVRNYPLVPGIDFAGTVESSDDPRYKPGDKVVLTGWRVGESHWGGYSQKARVNADWLVPLPDGLTTRQAMAIGTAGFAAILAVLALEDHGLTPNQGEVLVTGAAGGVGSIATAVLAKLGYQVAAVTGRPETADYLKSLGATRILPRGEIDTISQKPLESETWAGCVDAVGGEMLARVLGQLKYGASVAAVGLAGGAAMPASVIPFLLRGVNLLGIDSVMQPYERRLVGWQRLATDLPMDKLEGMIQPANLADVPQLASDILKGQVKGRVVVDVNA, encoded by the coding sequence ATGACCTTCAACGCCCTGGTCGTCGAAAAGACCGACGAATCAAACGTTTCGGTCGCCATGCAGTCCTTGACCCTCGATCGTTTGCCCGCGGGGAACGTGACGGTGGCCATCGAATACACGACGGTCAATTACAAGGACGGGTTGTGCATGCAGCCGAACAGCGGTTTTGTCCGCAACTATCCCCTTGTTCCCGGCATCGATTTCGCCGGCACGGTGGAATCGTCGGATGATCCGCGCTACAAACCAGGCGACAAAGTGGTCCTCACCGGATGGCGTGTCGGCGAATCGCACTGGGGTGGCTATTCCCAAAAAGCACGCGTCAACGCCGATTGGTTGGTGCCGCTTCCCGACGGCCTGACGACACGGCAAGCGATGGCGATCGGTACCGCGGGTTTCGCCGCGATCCTGGCGGTGCTGGCGTTGGAGGATCATGGACTAACGCCCAACCAAGGCGAAGTGCTGGTTACCGGGGCTGCCGGCGGCGTCGGTTCGATCGCCACGGCGGTTCTTGCCAAACTGGGATATCAAGTCGCGGCCGTCACCGGTCGACCGGAGACCGCCGACTACTTGAAGTCGCTGGGAGCGACGCGGATCCTTCCGCGGGGCGAGATCGACACGATTTCGCAAAAACCGCTGGAGTCCGAAACCTGGGCGGGATGTGTCGACGCGGTTGGTGGTGAAATGTTGGCCCGCGTTTTGGGCCAACTGAAATATGGAGCGTCGGTCGCGGCGGTCGGGCTTGCCGGTGGCGCAGCGATGCCTGCGTCGGTGATTCCCTTCCTGCTGCGCGGCGTCAATCTGTTGGGAATCGACAGCGTGATGCAACCTTATGAAAGGCGTTTGGTTGGTTGGCAACGGCTGGCGACCGACCTGCCGATGGACAAGCTCGAAGGGATGATCCAACCGGCCAACTTGGCTGACGTCCCGCAACTGGCCTCCGATATTCTCAAAGGCCAAGTCAAAGGACGCGTTGTCGTCGACGTGAACGCCTGA
- a CDS encoding lactonase family protein produces MLPSPAANAGQPIVYISAFTSGEQGAIHAFELDTEADQLKPLHREETLENPFFIAITPDHQFLYSIFAPTFGGKEPEQVAAFKIDPKTGKLSPLGRRTSKGTASCFLEVDPTGKSVLLANYSSGNVASYAVQDDGSLSEPVSFVQHEGSSVNVKRQGEPHAHGFAIAPNNRFAYAADLGIDKVMCYAFDPETAELTPNSQPFVRTPPGAGPRHLTFHPNGKHLFVINELQNTITSYDFLADSGILVERQTIATLPDDFSGVSHTADVKITPDGRYLYGTNRGHDSIAAYRIAEDGQLSLIEFAPSLGKGPQNLAITGDGSLLICANMPGDNVVVFRIDPATGKLTAASSPIEMPRPSCIRIIER; encoded by the coding sequence ATGCTACCCTCCCCCGCCGCCAACGCCGGCCAACCGATTGTTTATATCTCCGCCTTCACCTCCGGCGAACAAGGCGCAATCCACGCCTTCGAACTCGATACCGAAGCTGACCAGCTGAAACCGTTACATCGTGAAGAGACGCTTGAAAATCCGTTTTTCATCGCGATCACACCCGACCATCAGTTCCTCTATTCGATCTTCGCGCCGACCTTTGGTGGCAAGGAGCCCGAACAAGTGGCTGCGTTTAAGATCGATCCGAAAACGGGCAAACTGAGTCCACTGGGACGACGGACGTCGAAGGGAACGGCGTCCTGTTTCTTGGAAGTCGATCCGACGGGGAAGAGCGTTTTACTGGCGAACTACTCCAGCGGTAACGTCGCCTCCTACGCGGTGCAAGACGATGGATCGCTCTCCGAACCGGTTTCGTTTGTGCAGCATGAAGGATCGAGTGTCAACGTCAAGCGCCAGGGAGAGCCGCACGCGCACGGGTTCGCGATCGCGCCAAACAATCGATTCGCCTACGCCGCCGATCTGGGAATCGACAAGGTGATGTGCTACGCCTTTGATCCCGAAACGGCAGAACTGACGCCCAACAGCCAACCGTTTGTCCGAACGCCTCCGGGAGCCGGTCCGCGACATCTGACGTTCCATCCCAACGGGAAGCATTTGTTCGTGATCAACGAATTGCAGAACACGATCACGTCGTATGATTTCCTGGCCGATTCGGGCATCCTTGTCGAACGCCAGACGATTGCGACGCTGCCCGACGACTTCAGCGGCGTCAGCCATACCGCCGACGTCAAGATCACGCCCGACGGCCGCTATCTGTACGGCACCAACCGTGGTCACGACAGTATCGCCGCATATCGCATCGCCGAAGATGGGCAGTTGAGTCTCATCGAGTTTGCCCCCAGCCTTGGCAAGGGGCCCCAAAATCTGGCGATCACCGGCGATGGCAGCCTGCTGATCTGTGCGAACATGCCCGGGGATAACGTCGTGGTATTTCGGATCGATCCGGCAACAGGCAAACTGACCGCGGCGTCGTCGCCGATCGAAATGCCTCGCCCGTCGTGCATCCGCATCATCGAACGCTAA
- a CDS encoding sialidase family protein encodes MIARTLILLLLTCSSFSTHLLAQTPQTVMTLPTGPDNPRNTEGGFVTLKDGRILYIYSRFMGISGGDDAHGYLTACTSDDGGMTWTNHDEPIFPREGKENDMSASLLRLADGRIALFYLVKHSIMDCRLRMRTSSDEAKTWSDPVDCMPGETNYFVVNNDRVIQTRSGRLIAPAAIHVRDGKWTRESDIACYLSDDAGKTWRRGKQTFHGINESGTRYQTQEPGVVELKDGRILLWCRANIGTQAYAYSDDGGETFSPMKAWNFSSPVSPASIKRIPSTGDLLLVWNDGTGRRTPLNVALSSDEGATWTHNAAIETDPKGWFCYTAIHFVDDRVLLAYWLTEQLKRPLKIGTKIVSVPVDWFYQNDGGVSQ; translated from the coding sequence ATGATCGCGCGCACTCTGATCCTTCTGCTGCTCACTTGCAGTTCGTTTTCCACGCATCTGCTTGCACAAACGCCGCAAACCGTGATGACGCTGCCGACCGGGCCCGACAACCCTCGGAATACCGAAGGGGGCTTCGTGACGTTGAAGGACGGGCGCATCCTTTACATCTACTCGCGATTTATGGGCATCAGTGGCGGAGACGATGCCCACGGTTATCTGACCGCTTGCACATCCGATGACGGCGGAATGACTTGGACGAACCACGACGAACCGATCTTCCCACGCGAAGGGAAAGAGAACGACATGTCGGCGTCGTTGCTGCGGCTCGCCGATGGCCGGATCGCGTTGTTCTATCTGGTGAAGCACTCGATCATGGATTGCCGATTGCGGATGCGGACCAGCAGTGACGAAGCGAAAACGTGGAGCGATCCGGTCGATTGTATGCCGGGTGAAACGAACTATTTTGTCGTCAACAACGACCGCGTTATTCAGACACGAAGCGGACGGCTGATCGCTCCGGCCGCGATTCACGTTCGCGACGGCAAGTGGACCCGAGAATCGGACATCGCCTGTTACTTATCGGACGATGCCGGCAAAACATGGCGACGCGGCAAACAGACGTTTCACGGAATCAACGAATCCGGCACCCGTTACCAGACGCAGGAACCGGGCGTCGTCGAACTCAAAGATGGCCGGATCTTGCTGTGGTGCCGAGCCAACATTGGCACGCAAGCTTACGCCTATTCCGACGACGGCGGAGAGACCTTTTCGCCGATGAAGGCTTGGAACTTCAGCAGCCCCGTCTCGCCAGCGTCGATCAAACGGATCCCATCGACCGGCGACCTGTTGCTGGTGTGGAACGACGGAACCGGACGACGAACGCCCTTGAACGTAGCCCTCTCATCCGATGAGGGTGCGACCTGGACGCACAACGCCGCGATCGAAACCGATCCCAAGGGTTGGTTCTGTTATACCGCAATCCATTTCGTCGACGATCGCGTTCTGTTGGCCTATTGGTTGACCGAACAACTGAAACGGCCATTGAAGATCGGAACCAAAATCGTCAGCGTTCCCGTCGACTGGTTCTATCAAAACGACGGTGGAGTTTCGCAATGA
- a CDS encoding GntR family transcriptional regulator, which yields MTAEAKSNDVRNTARQKCYDALRRLLICGQITPGSRLPEVEWSERLEVHRGALREAMVLLEHDGLLTLGKKGGFFAPMLGDFEFEELMHARCVLESGAIKMAAQRRLKKEAFKPLLDLCETMQTLHDADMELGFCEADYLFHQALVALSGNSRLTKMYSHSAQLIFSLSPVEDLQTVRKKRVQTLGDHRELCRMIMAGETEAAIALLEKHMFASLIG from the coding sequence ATGACCGCCGAAGCAAAGTCGAACGACGTGCGTAATACGGCAAGACAAAAGTGCTACGACGCGCTGCGACGACTGCTGATCTGCGGCCAGATCACGCCCGGATCGCGACTGCCGGAAGTCGAATGGTCGGAACGGCTGGAAGTGCATCGCGGTGCGCTTCGCGAGGCGATGGTGCTGTTGGAGCACGATGGTCTGCTGACGCTTGGAAAAAAGGGGGGCTTCTTTGCTCCCATGCTCGGCGATTTCGAGTTCGAAGAGCTCATGCACGCTCGCTGTGTGCTCGAATCGGGCGCGATCAAAATGGCGGCTCAACGGCGACTAAAAAAGGAAGCCTTCAAGCCGCTGTTGGACCTCTGCGAAACGATGCAAACGTTACATGATGCCGACATGGAACTCGGCTTTTGCGAAGCCGATTACCTGTTTCATCAGGCGCTAGTTGCCCTCTCGGGGAACTCGCGACTGACGAAGATGTATTCGCACTCGGCCCAGCTGATTTTCAGTCTCTCACCGGTCGAAGATCTGCAAACGGTACGGAAAAAACGGGTGCAAACCCTCGGCGACCATCGCGAACTGTGCCGGATGATCATGGCTGGCGAAACCGAAGCGGCAATCGCGTTGCTCGAAAAACACATGTTCGCTTCACTTATCGGTTGA
- a CDS encoding sialidase family protein — protein sequence MRTHHLKHFSLIIAAISVVLSSTQKLTAADAQPPCVTIVKRELTDAISPYYRAIYGDVSKNRLVSSSWQSDDNGKNWSPIRSHHALARGLTPGFRRNPTTSTLDPNRNCVVAIVNALDTPNLDPKINEPPIAQKTYYLRYRVSTDGGASWLCDDPIVGEGDFDAKHPFEDLWIGKNAIYVGDNGCAPIVTDSGRVLQPVQMTVLDEAGELYQPPRAHTYTEAVVLVGNWTAENRITWRMPTRVKGDPAKTVRGLIEPTIAESTDGRILMVMRGSNSHDSTVASSKWFAVSNDEGETWSEPKRWAYDDGTSFYSPSSMSVLMRHSSGRIFWVGNITPENPDGNLPRFPLVIAEVDPQSLQLIRSSVVVVDQKNPEDEARGRLDLSHVHLMEDRETKEMILTYTRAHHAYRQREYALLRLAPSSTDEAP from the coding sequence ATGCGAACTCACCACCTCAAACATTTCTCCCTAATCATTGCGGCGATTAGCGTCGTTCTTTCGTCCACGCAAAAGCTAACAGCTGCGGACGCTCAGCCCCCCTGCGTCACCATCGTCAAACGCGAACTCACCGACGCGATCTCGCCGTACTATCGAGCGATCTACGGCGACGTTTCGAAGAACCGCTTGGTTAGCTCCAGCTGGCAATCGGACGACAACGGCAAGAACTGGAGTCCGATCCGTTCGCACCACGCTCTCGCCAGAGGCCTGACGCCCGGGTTCCGCCGCAATCCAACGACTTCGACCCTCGACCCGAATCGCAACTGCGTCGTGGCGATCGTCAACGCACTGGACACGCCGAACCTGGATCCCAAAATCAACGAGCCACCGATCGCGCAGAAGACCTACTATTTGCGGTATCGTGTTTCAACGGACGGCGGTGCCAGCTGGTTGTGCGACGATCCGATCGTTGGCGAAGGTGACTTCGACGCAAAACATCCGTTTGAAGATCTCTGGATCGGAAAGAACGCGATCTATGTTGGCGACAACGGTTGTGCGCCGATCGTCACCGACAGTGGTCGCGTGTTGCAGCCAGTCCAGATGACGGTTCTCGACGAAGCGGGCGAACTCTATCAACCGCCACGTGCCCACACCTATACCGAAGCGGTTGTGTTGGTCGGAAATTGGACTGCCGAAAATCGCATCACCTGGCGAATGCCGACGCGAGTCAAAGGGGATCCGGCGAAAACCGTTCGTGGGCTGATCGAACCGACGATCGCTGAATCGACCGATGGGCGGATCCTGATGGTGATGCGCGGCAGCAACTCGCACGACTCCACCGTTGCCTCGAGCAAATGGTTTGCGGTTTCCAACGACGAGGGAGAAACATGGAGCGAGCCCAAGCGATGGGCCTATGACGACGGCACCTCCTTCTATTCCCCTAGCAGCATGTCGGTACTGATGCGTCACAGCAGCGGGCGCATCTTCTGGGTTGGAAACATCACCCCAGAAAATCCCGATGGCAACTTGCCCCGTTTCCCCTTGGTGATTGCCGAAGTCGATCCACAATCGCTGCAGCTGATCCGTTCCAGCGTGGTCGTCGTCGACCAGAAGAACCCCGAGGATGAAGCTCGCGGACGCCTGGATCTATCGCACGTCCACCTGATGGAAGACCGCGAGACCAAAGAAATGATCTTGACCTATACGCGAGCCCATCACGCCTATCGCCAGCGTGAATATGCGCTGCTTCGTTTGGCTCCATCCTCCACCGACGAAGCTCCATAA